A region from the Mucilaginibacter sp. CSA2-8R genome encodes:
- the gwsS gene encoding grasp-with-spasm system SPASM domain peptide maturase, which translates to MSKMVLCANCFPVKGYTRSIICDVIRYKYDFIPNSMYIFLKNYNRTDLEVLKATLSPDQRVIVESYIDFLLDRDYIFFTDNPEYFPEVEIAWDESSVVTNAIVDFDEHSQHSLNKIVSELNHLRCNALEIRTFFPKNAAEIEAITQSLSESSLRSVQFILAYHEEYTRSYFQNLMKKNQRLMSVVIHSTPDPELFKENPENYNIFFITNPIESEAHCGAISNFNFASNISLFMESQFYNNCLNRKISIDKRGFIKNCPSMQNDFGHHFDVTLSMALDVPEFKELWSVKKDDINICKDCEFRYICTDCRAYTQYNSSHLGKPLKCNYDPYAAVWETEKSPFSTAMASPADTAISI; encoded by the coding sequence ATGAGTAAAATGGTATTATGTGCCAATTGTTTTCCTGTTAAAGGATATACAAGAAGCATAATTTGCGATGTTATCAGATATAAATATGATTTCATCCCTAATTCAATGTATATATTTCTTAAGAACTATAACCGTACCGACCTCGAAGTACTTAAAGCAACGCTAAGTCCAGATCAAAGAGTGATAGTAGAGTCTTACATTGATTTTTTACTCGATCGGGATTACATATTTTTTACCGACAACCCGGAATATTTTCCGGAAGTTGAGATTGCCTGGGACGAATCTTCAGTAGTCACTAACGCGATTGTTGATTTCGACGAACATTCTCAGCATTCTCTTAATAAGATTGTCTCAGAATTAAATCATCTTAGATGCAATGCGCTGGAAATTAGAACGTTTTTTCCGAAAAATGCAGCGGAAATTGAAGCAATCACACAATCTCTCTCGGAGAGTAGTTTGAGAAGTGTACAATTTATTTTAGCATACCATGAGGAGTATACACGCTCTTACTTTCAGAACCTGATGAAAAAAAATCAGCGGTTAATGTCGGTAGTTATTCACTCCACACCAGATCCTGAATTGTTCAAGGAGAATCCTGAAAATTATAATATATTTTTTATCACCAACCCCATAGAGTCTGAAGCTCACTGCGGCGCTATTTCTAATTTTAACTTTGCATCGAATATTTCACTTTTTATGGAATCCCAGTTTTATAACAATTGTTTAAACAGGAAAATTTCTATTGATAAACGTGGGTTCATAAAAAACTGTCCATCTATGCAAAATGATTTTGGGCATCACTTTGATGTAACTTTGTCAATGGCTTTGGATGTTCCGGAGTTCAAAGAATTATGGAGTGTGAAAAAGGATGATATTAATATTTGCAAAGATTGTGAATTCCGTTATATCTGTACCGACTGTCGGGCGTATACACAATATAATTCATCCCATCTGGGAAAGCCTTTAAAATGCAATTATGATCCCTATGCGGCTGTTTGGGAGACGGAAAAAAGCCCTTTTTCTACTGCTATGGCTAGCCCGGCAGACACAGCTATCAGCATTTGA
- a CDS encoding HlyD family secretion protein has product MFKKKNEVPADQLHSEDMDDIINAVPSWVVRWGITIFFVQLLLIFLLAGFVEYPDLQRMALKITALSQPVTLNAQQSGIITCIMVRNHETVRKGQPLAVLQQHADSGKINNYKGSAQGTFKLMMDTLYAPRNGMVSYAKPMRVGQELFRGQSALYIGANTQRYVGEMSVPVNSPNIKLNQTVIVKLNGYPYQEYGAIKGKITYISDVTTEDNTLLCEVTLELTKLSPLVHLRAGMTANAEIITRQTTLLRRLSNGFVQNQLK; this is encoded by the coding sequence ATGTTTAAAAAAAAGAATGAGGTCCCTGCCGATCAATTGCATTCGGAGGACATGGACGATATAATCAATGCAGTTCCGTCCTGGGTCGTACGTTGGGGAATAACGATTTTTTTCGTGCAGCTTTTATTGATCTTCTTATTAGCAGGTTTTGTTGAATACCCTGACTTACAGCGTATGGCGCTTAAAATTACTGCGCTCAGTCAACCGGTGACCTTAAATGCTCAGCAATCAGGAATAATTACCTGCATTATGGTTAGGAACCATGAAACGGTCCGTAAAGGACAACCCTTAGCCGTTCTACAGCAACATGCTGATTCAGGCAAGATCAATAACTACAAAGGTTCTGCGCAAGGAACTTTTAAACTCATGATGGATACACTTTATGCGCCCCGGAATGGAATGGTAAGCTACGCCAAACCAATGAGGGTAGGGCAGGAGTTATTCCGGGGACAGTCAGCATTGTATATAGGTGCCAATACACAGAGGTATGTCGGCGAAATGTCAGTTCCTGTAAATTCTCCAAACATCAAGCTTAATCAAACAGTGATCGTTAAACTCAATGGATACCCCTACCAAGAGTATGGTGCTATAAAGGGTAAAATTACTTATATTTCAGATGTTACAACAGAAGATAATACGTTACTGTGTGAAGTGACCTTAGAGCTGACCAAGCTATCTCCATTAGTACACTTAAGAGCAGGTATGACAGCAAATGCAGAAATTATAACACGGCAAACGACACTATTAAGGAGATTAAGTAATGGTTTTGTGCAGAATCAGCTAAAATGA
- the gwsG gene encoding grasp-with-spasm system ATP-grasp peptide maturase, with protein sequence MILIISQSYIDAPTDYVYDWLKCLGVPCRRLNGVDLIKNLGFGIRLGGGAEDMQMHSGKINLQDISAVWIRRWITHYEFTKVRFESEEEALLGDVIERSNSSPLEGDKASSVLKVLADDINEHIDGEFRGLSHYFFEFIKDKPTLGNRFYAGKDPSKAHQLLVAAKVGLSVPATLITDSKVELQAFKTQYKGIICKNIADIGFFHFISSAATYTHLLTDSDIEALPESFFPTLFQQSVDKEFEIRAFVLGEEIYSMAIFSSKDERTEVDFRRYNHQNPNRNIPFKLPAETEIQIKNFMKLTGLQTGSIDLIYSKTGEFVFLEVNPVGQFSMVSTPCNYRLEKKVAEHLINLSQNGRN encoded by the coding sequence ATGATCCTTATTATTAGTCAGAGTTATATTGATGCCCCAACCGACTATGTTTATGATTGGTTGAAATGCCTTGGTGTGCCATGCCGTCGGTTAAATGGTGTTGACCTAATTAAGAACTTAGGCTTTGGAATCAGGCTTGGTGGTGGTGCGGAGGATATGCAAATGCATTCCGGCAAAATCAACCTACAAGATATTAGTGCCGTCTGGATTAGACGGTGGATTACTCATTACGAATTTACAAAGGTGCGCTTTGAAAGTGAAGAAGAAGCACTTCTGGGTGATGTGATAGAGCGATCGAACAGCAGTCCATTAGAAGGTGATAAAGCCAGCTCAGTGCTTAAAGTATTAGCAGACGACATTAATGAGCACATTGATGGAGAATTTAGAGGGTTAAGCCACTACTTTTTTGAGTTTATCAAGGATAAACCAACCCTTGGTAATAGGTTTTACGCTGGAAAAGATCCTAGTAAAGCTCATCAGTTGTTAGTTGCCGCAAAAGTTGGCTTATCGGTTCCGGCTACATTGATTACAGATTCAAAAGTGGAATTGCAAGCCTTCAAGACTCAATATAAAGGCATTATTTGTAAAAATATCGCTGATATAGGTTTTTTTCATTTCATTTCATCGGCTGCAACTTACACACATCTGTTAACTGATAGTGATATTGAGGCACTCCCAGAAAGTTTCTTTCCAACGCTGTTTCAGCAATCGGTTGATAAGGAGTTCGAGATTAGGGCTTTCGTATTGGGAGAAGAAATTTACAGTATGGCGATTTTTTCATCAAAAGATGAAAGAACTGAGGTTGATTTTCGTCGTTACAATCACCAGAATCCGAACAGAAATATTCCTTTCAAACTTCCAGCCGAGACAGAAATACAAATCAAAAATTTTATGAAATTAACTGGTTTGCAAACGGGATCGATCGATCTTATTTATTCAAAAACAGGCGAATTTGTTTTTTTGGAAGTCAATCCGGTTGGGCAATTTAGTATGGTGTCGACTCCATGTAATTATAGGCTTGAAAAGAAAGTGGCTGAACATTTAATAAATCTATCTCAAAATGGGCGAAACTGA
- a CDS encoding LytTR family DNA-binding domain-containing protein has product MNKLTCYVLDDELHSLETLAGYITQTPEVTLIGQSTDPKCALAAFNAGDVPDILFTDIDMPDLTGLEVSALLGKRCLVIFVTAYNNFAAEAYDSEAFAYLLKPVSYAKFLGTIRRAIEQKVTVAKHEEFLFVRGENKSKTFRVDLKDIVYFESATNYVIVSTVRENITTYVMIKELADHIPEKDFSRIHRSFIINHNHIHYIHGNEVVMTNGSHLPLSSSYKESFLDKINKRTLISKRLL; this is encoded by the coding sequence ATGAATAAACTCACCTGTTACGTTCTTGACGATGAGCTACATTCTTTAGAGACTTTAGCTGGATATATCACTCAAACCCCCGAGGTAACACTTATTGGTCAATCTACAGATCCAAAATGTGCTTTAGCCGCTTTTAATGCAGGAGACGTGCCTGATATACTATTTACAGACATTGATATGCCTGACTTAACCGGATTGGAAGTCTCGGCGTTGTTGGGAAAGAGGTGTCTTGTCATTTTTGTAACAGCCTACAACAATTTCGCCGCAGAAGCTTACGATAGTGAGGCTTTTGCTTATCTTTTGAAGCCGGTTTCGTATGCTAAATTTCTAGGAACGATTCGCCGAGCAATCGAACAGAAGGTAACTGTAGCCAAGCATGAAGAATTTCTTTTCGTAAGAGGAGAGAACAAGAGCAAAACGTTTAGGGTAGATTTGAAGGATATTGTATATTTCGAAAGTGCAACAAATTATGTTATTGTATCTACCGTTCGCGAAAACATTACAACCTATGTAATGATCAAAGAGTTAGCGGATCATATTCCAGAAAAAGATTTTTCCAGGATTCACAGATCGTTTATCATCAATCATAATCACATACATTATATTCATGGCAACGAGGTAGTGATGACTAACGGCTCACATTTACCTTTAAGCAGTTCCTACAAAGAAAGTTTTCTAGATAAAATTAACAAGAGAACATTGATCTCCAAAAGACTGCTCTGA
- a CDS encoding vitamin K epoxide reductase family protein, whose translation MKLNPLESARKEQNCFDIACEVIKLSRLRVSKTSLLSSFQKHPYNGTLLSLTDIFNSFGIKSKSVLIKSEKLSLLPNPFIAEIRGDAQLNYFCVVKSIDNDKLEYYEPINRRWRVTDLVTFVQQWTGVCLLMDHKNYIPEKSYISNAVHETLVLIIRYLSIFIIPAYLIVSFLQLVANWQQKSIISALFLLTFLAGSILTSLLLSDEVQGDDSLLKKICNPSGKVNCQTVVKSSAGKVFGFSWSIIGFIYFFGGMISILLLGINDQPLLKSLLLLSCLTFPFIFYSIYVQLFRIKMWCTMCLGIVALLIVQACCALQFHDSIFTWENVWNPLRELLLIYIAVAAMVHLLLTRFRLSRDEQNSSVNLNRLKYNAHVFNTLLQQQPKIIPDEMLGVTVGKKDAKIKLVKVCNPYCSPCIQSHAVVERLITENPNVQVQIIYNIPNTPDDNSANLIKFFMSVGRTSDAIVVRETLSDWYSGATRSYVEFIENRILPASLDQYGVDLDKMVNWCQSMNVGEQSPIFFVNGAKLPDVYTIEDMLYIL comes from the coding sequence ATGAAATTAAATCCGCTTGAATCGGCTAGAAAGGAGCAAAATTGTTTTGACATTGCTTGTGAGGTTATCAAACTCTCACGTTTAAGAGTGTCAAAGACATCCCTTCTTTCATCCTTCCAAAAGCATCCTTATAACGGAACTTTATTAAGTCTTACTGATATATTCAACTCATTTGGTATCAAGAGTAAAAGTGTATTGATAAAAAGTGAGAAGCTTTCACTTCTTCCAAACCCTTTTATAGCGGAAATACGCGGAGATGCTCAGTTAAATTATTTTTGTGTCGTTAAATCTATTGACAACGATAAGCTTGAATATTATGAGCCTATCAATAGACGGTGGCGCGTGACAGACTTGGTGACATTTGTACAGCAATGGACCGGAGTCTGTTTGCTAATGGATCACAAAAATTATATACCCGAGAAAAGTTACATCAGCAACGCCGTTCATGAGACACTGGTGTTGATAATAAGGTATCTGTCAATTTTCATCATTCCCGCCTACCTCATAGTTAGCTTTCTACAACTCGTAGCTAACTGGCAACAAAAAAGTATTATATCAGCCCTCTTTCTTCTGACATTTCTTGCCGGCAGCATCTTAACATCTTTGCTGCTTTCGGATGAGGTTCAAGGTGATGATTCTCTTTTGAAAAAGATTTGTAATCCTTCCGGTAAAGTCAACTGCCAAACAGTTGTCAAATCATCAGCCGGAAAAGTGTTTGGTTTTTCCTGGAGTATAATTGGATTTATTTATTTTTTTGGTGGGATGATCAGCATATTATTGCTGGGCATAAACGACCAGCCTTTGCTGAAAAGTTTATTATTGCTTTCATGTTTAACGTTTCCTTTTATTTTTTATTCAATATATGTACAGCTCTTTAGAATTAAGATGTGGTGTACAATGTGTCTTGGCATTGTTGCCTTGTTAATAGTACAGGCATGTTGTGCTTTACAATTTCATGACAGTATATTTACGTGGGAGAATGTTTGGAACCCTCTAAGAGAATTACTGTTAATCTACATTGCCGTCGCTGCAATGGTCCATCTTCTTCTTACAAGGTTCAGATTAAGTAGGGATGAGCAAAACAGTAGTGTCAATTTAAATCGACTTAAATATAACGCTCATGTTTTTAATACTTTACTGCAACAACAGCCTAAAATAATTCCAGATGAGATGTTGGGGGTTACTGTAGGAAAGAAAGATGCTAAGATAAAATTGGTCAAAGTTTGTAATCCATACTGTTCGCCTTGTATCCAGTCTCATGCTGTCGTGGAACGATTGATCACTGAAAATCCCAACGTTCAAGTTCAAATTATTTATAATATTCCCAACACACCAGATGACAATTCGGCTAATCTGATCAAGTTTTTTATGTCTGTTGGCCGCACCAGTGATGCAATAGTTGTCAGGGAAACACTATCTGACTGGTATTCTGGAGCAACCAGAAGTTATGTTGAGTTCATCGAAAACCGGATTTTACCTGCCAGTTTAGATCAGTATGGCGTTGACTTAGATAAGATGGTCAATTGGTGTCAATCTATGAATGTTGGCGAGCAGTCTCCTATTTTCTTCGTAAACGGTGCCAAATTGCCTGACGTTTACACAATTGAAGATATGCTTTATATTTTGTGA
- a CDS encoding outer membrane beta-barrel protein: MIKQLQILLLLLICYSSGFSQNFSQELIVKAVNVKNQEIVDNRLISVSLLNVKDSTFVQQLRWTERSNVSLKGIRDGKYILFYQAEGFIPRYEDIMVRNGQVAEELHVINFIPKQISLGEVVVKGARTNIAVKGDTTDYNALGYVTQVNDNVEALLKKLPGIDISRDGKITVQGKTVNKVLVDGKEFFGNDPKAAIKNLPADAIAKVQVIDDKTDRTKNTGIDDGQREKVINLSLKNDKKNGWFGNIAAQPGTGSRYLAQANLNKFNERSQLSVISLSNNINETGFSLEDLNNFTNGSTYSFFGSGNGTLNFSVSNSGRVNVNNAFSGLDGGLVKSHNGGINFSAQYGKRKQLKFNISVMGLLSSNDITQKTEINDIPNNLLTSQLNQGSNSNDLYRINLNFDYTIDTLTSFRFKPFFTNGQKRSNSVLLSTTTREDLSFVNNIRQFLEQASTSPSVGGQIGINKKLRYGQGSINFFTYGSYSDNKLNYTNDLLINAVSASNPTGGNVQQQTSQGNNGGFFTSTLSYIKPLSKKRKVNLTLSQIVDFRKETASQYTLDYNPLNGNYEIYNANFSGNITSTNYRYTTTAGINKVSDEVTLNANLAVARLGLRGEIQNSVSEGVDREIWAFVPNISGLFRPKKGTSLYIALKADVQMPSAADLQPILNNSNPLYIRSGNPSLQASRSLNANFNYNTFNSATNTLLTINGLYTQYWRGFSTSSSVDTNGIARTFPINVTGNYLVSGGINLGLSPKINGLKINAGVSSNYSHTVNLINDQINDLSRISGSIIMGINYDNKYYQLGVRLAPTFNNAKNSYTKLADQRYLSFDNSLNVSLNISKNFRLFSEVAQNLYRGQPGGSDITYYLWNAGLEQYLLHKRNLTIGLNAYDLLGQNAAVTRFITSTGQIQNTQTNTLSRYIYLKVIYKISKVGK, encoded by the coding sequence ATGATAAAACAACTACAAATACTTTTATTGCTACTTATTTGCTACTCATCTGGCTTTAGCCAGAACTTCTCTCAGGAATTGATTGTCAAAGCAGTCAATGTAAAGAACCAGGAGATTGTAGATAACAGATTAATCTCCGTTTCACTCTTAAATGTAAAAGATTCAACCTTCGTCCAGCAGCTTCGCTGGACTGAGCGAAGTAATGTTTCATTAAAGGGAATTAGGGACGGAAAATATATCCTTTTTTATCAGGCCGAAGGATTCATTCCCCGCTATGAAGATATTATGGTCCGAAACGGGCAGGTTGCTGAAGAACTTCATGTAATTAACTTTATTCCTAAGCAGATTTCACTCGGAGAGGTTGTTGTTAAAGGTGCTAGAACAAACATTGCTGTTAAAGGTGATACAACCGATTATAATGCACTCGGATATGTCACACAGGTTAACGATAATGTAGAAGCTCTTTTGAAGAAGCTTCCCGGTATAGATATAAGCAGAGATGGTAAAATTACCGTACAAGGTAAAACGGTCAATAAAGTTTTGGTAGATGGTAAAGAATTTTTTGGAAATGATCCGAAAGCTGCCATCAAAAATTTACCTGCAGATGCTATCGCAAAAGTACAGGTTATTGATGATAAGACCGATCGGACAAAGAATACAGGCATCGACGACGGACAACGCGAAAAAGTCATCAACTTAAGCTTGAAAAATGATAAAAAGAACGGATGGTTTGGAAATATTGCAGCTCAACCAGGCACGGGTAGCCGTTATCTGGCGCAAGCTAATTTGAACAAATTCAATGAACGGTCTCAGTTATCTGTTATTTCCTTAAGTAATAATATCAATGAAACGGGATTTTCACTTGAAGATTTGAACAATTTTACAAACGGGAGTACTTATAGTTTCTTTGGATCTGGGAATGGCACATTAAATTTCAGTGTAAGCAATTCAGGCAGGGTTAACGTTAATAATGCTTTCTCAGGTCTTGACGGAGGTCTTGTGAAAAGCCATAATGGTGGTATAAATTTTTCTGCTCAATACGGCAAAAGAAAGCAATTGAAATTTAATATCAGCGTCATGGGACTATTAAGTTCGAATGATATCACGCAGAAAACCGAAATCAACGATATTCCTAATAATTTATTAACCAGCCAGCTCAACCAAGGCTCAAATTCCAACGACCTCTATCGGATTAATTTAAATTTTGATTATACAATAGATACATTGACTTCGTTTCGGTTCAAGCCATTTTTTACCAATGGACAAAAAAGAAGCAACAGTGTTTTACTTTCGACAACAACTCGGGAGGATCTGAGTTTCGTCAATAACATCAGGCAATTTCTGGAGCAAGCAAGTACTAGCCCTAGTGTCGGCGGCCAGATCGGTATCAACAAGAAATTAAGGTATGGTCAAGGGTCGATCAACTTCTTTACCTATGGCAGCTATTCCGACAATAAACTTAATTATACCAATGATTTACTAATCAACGCTGTATCTGCGAGCAACCCAACGGGCGGTAATGTTCAACAACAGACCAGCCAAGGGAATAATGGTGGATTCTTTACAAGTACGCTGTCCTACATCAAACCATTGAGTAAAAAACGGAAGGTTAACCTCACCTTGAGCCAGATAGTAGATTTTCGTAAGGAAACGGCAAGTCAATACACCCTAGACTATAATCCGCTCAATGGTAATTACGAAATTTACAATGCAAATTTTAGTGGGAATATCACCAGTACCAACTACCGATATACGACCACTGCTGGAATAAATAAGGTTTCTGACGAAGTTACATTAAATGCCAATTTAGCTGTCGCTAGACTAGGCTTACGGGGTGAGATTCAAAACTCTGTCAGTGAGGGTGTTGACAGGGAGATTTGGGCCTTTGTTCCAAACATCAGCGGCCTTTTCCGTCCAAAGAAAGGTACCAGTCTATACATAGCATTAAAAGCAGATGTTCAAATGCCGTCGGCAGCAGATTTGCAGCCGATTCTCAATAATTCTAATCCACTTTACATACGGTCAGGGAATCCGTCCCTTCAGGCCTCACGTTCGTTGAATGCCAATTTTAATTACAATACATTTAATTCGGCAACAAACACCTTGTTAACTATCAACGGGCTCTACACACAATATTGGCGGGGATTTTCGACTTCAAGCAGCGTTGATACAAATGGTATAGCCAGGACATTCCCTATTAACGTTACGGGCAATTATCTTGTCAGTGGTGGTATTAATCTTGGCTTGTCCCCCAAAATTAATGGCCTGAAAATTAACGCCGGCGTGTCTTCTAATTACAGTCACACGGTTAATTTAATCAACGACCAAATCAATGATTTGTCAAGGATTTCCGGCAGTATCATCATGGGGATCAATTATGATAACAAATATTATCAGCTGGGAGTCCGTCTGGCCCCAACTTTTAATAATGCTAAAAATTCTTATACAAAACTGGCAGATCAGCGGTACTTATCTTTTGATAATAGCTTAAATGTTAGTTTGAATATATCTAAAAACTTCAGGTTGTTTTCCGAGGTTGCTCAAAATTTATACCGTGGCCAGCCTGGTGGTAGCGACATTACATATTATCTCTGGAATGCAGGACTTGAGCAATATTTATTGCATAAACGCAACCTTACAATTGGGTTGAACGCTTACGACCTGCTTGGGCAAAACGCCGCTGTTACCAGGTTCATTACCAGTACTGGTCAGATTCAAAATACTCAGACTAACACCCTTAGCCGTTATATTTACTTGAAGGTAATTTATAAAATTTCCAAGGTCGGCAAATGA
- a CDS encoding peptidase domain-containing ABC transporter, which translates to MKKFPFFKQLDIMDCGPTCIKIVAKFYGKNFSIQKLRGLTQINRDGVSLFGISDAAEQLGFRTRAVKRTVEQIKEVNFPSILYWKQNHFVVIFEVKDDKYLVADPARGIITYSKQEFSRNWLGDEQFGIVLMLLPTPSFHVQDDDKATGIKWSFLWRYLLTYKSLIIQLVFGLCIGSLLQLLTPYLTQSIVDVGISTANISFIYIILLAQVVLVIGRVSVDFIRSWILLHISTRINVSILTDFLIKLMKLPISFFDTKLTGDIMQRMTDQRKIENFLTGSALSTVFSLFNLLIFSIALISYNLTIFFVFAIFSSVYMAWIGIFMKRRRELNFKSFDISARNQSSIMQLINGMQEIKLNNCEKQKRWEWEHIQAQYFRYNVKSLSLSQYQQGGAAFINESKNLIITFLSAKAVIYGDLTLGAMVAVQYIIGQLNSPIEHLLSFLQGFQDAKISMERLNEIHQLKDEESLELEVNHFLPDNKSITFSDLTFKYPGAGNLNVLKNISFSVPEGKTTAIVGMSGSGKTTILKLLLRFYMPESGSIKVGGLDLANISYKSWRNSCGTVMQEGFIFSDTIEKNIAVGDDYPDRAKLNHAIRIANIQDYISSLPLGLKTKIGVEANGISQGQRQRILIARAVYKDPAYIFFDEATNALDANNERVIMDNLKEFFVNRTVIVVAHRLSTVSGADNIIVLDKGEIIEQGDHASLTAMQGAYFHLVKNQLELGN; encoded by the coding sequence ATGAAGAAATTTCCATTTTTCAAACAGCTTGATATCATGGATTGCGGACCAACCTGTATCAAAATTGTAGCTAAATTCTACGGCAAAAACTTTTCGATCCAAAAGCTCCGCGGGCTTACTCAAATCAATCGAGATGGGGTATCTTTATTTGGTATCAGCGATGCTGCAGAGCAACTCGGTTTCAGAACGAGAGCTGTAAAAAGAACAGTTGAACAAATAAAAGAAGTGAATTTTCCCTCAATTCTTTATTGGAAACAGAATCATTTTGTTGTTATTTTCGAGGTAAAGGACGATAAATACCTGGTTGCAGATCCTGCAAGAGGAATCATTACGTACTCCAAACAGGAGTTTTCACGTAACTGGCTTGGAGATGAACAATTTGGTATAGTTCTGATGCTGTTACCGACTCCATCATTTCATGTCCAAGATGATGACAAGGCGACCGGTATAAAATGGTCGTTCTTGTGGCGATATCTTCTTACTTACAAAAGTTTAATTATACAGTTAGTATTTGGCCTGTGTATCGGCAGCTTGCTGCAGTTGCTGACACCATACTTAACGCAGTCAATTGTGGATGTAGGAATCAGTACCGCCAATATCAGTTTCATTTATATCATTTTACTTGCACAAGTCGTGCTAGTCATCGGTCGTGTTAGTGTGGACTTCATCCGTTCGTGGATTCTTCTTCATATAAGCACTCGAATTAATGTATCGATTTTAACAGATTTCCTTATCAAGCTGATGAAACTTCCAATCAGTTTTTTCGACACTAAGCTTACCGGCGACATCATGCAGCGAATGACTGATCAGAGAAAGATAGAGAACTTTCTAACGGGCTCTGCCTTGAGCACGGTCTTCTCGCTCTTTAATTTACTAATATTTTCTATTGCATTGATTTCTTACAATCTCACAATATTTTTTGTGTTTGCAATTTTTAGTTCCGTCTATATGGCTTGGATTGGCATCTTTATGAAACGGAGGCGAGAGTTGAATTTTAAAAGTTTTGATATTTCTGCAAGAAACCAAAGCAGTATAATGCAGCTTATAAATGGAATGCAGGAAATTAAGCTAAACAACTGTGAGAAGCAAAAACGATGGGAATGGGAACATATTCAGGCACAGTATTTTAGATATAATGTGAAAAGCCTGTCTTTAAGCCAGTATCAACAGGGGGGGGCCGCTTTTATAAATGAAAGCAAAAATTTAATAATCACATTTTTAAGTGCAAAAGCGGTAATTTATGGTGATCTTACGTTGGGGGCAATGGTTGCTGTACAGTATATCATTGGACAGCTTAACAGTCCCATCGAGCATTTACTGAGCTTTCTTCAAGGATTTCAAGATGCAAAAATAAGTATGGAAAGGTTAAACGAGATTCATCAGTTAAAAGATGAAGAATCACTTGAATTGGAGGTGAATCACTTTTTGCCGGATAATAAGTCAATTACATTTTCGGATCTAACGTTCAAATACCCGGGAGCGGGAAATTTGAATGTTTTAAAAAATATTAGTTTTTCGGTACCTGAAGGAAAAACTACGGCAATTGTTGGGATGAGTGGCAGTGGCAAAACAACGATTTTGAAACTATTGCTTCGTTTTTATATGCCTGAATCCGGATCTATCAAAGTAGGCGGGCTAGATCTGGCTAATATAAGTTATAAGTCCTGGCGGAATAGCTGCGGTACTGTGATGCAGGAAGGATTCATTTTTTCTGACACTATTGAAAAAAACATTGCTGTGGGGGACGATTATCCAGACCGGGCAAAATTGAATCATGCTATCAGAATTGCGAATATACAGGATTATATAAGCTCTCTTCCATTAGGTCTGAAAACTAAAATTGGTGTTGAGGCGAACGGAATAAGTCAAGGACAACGTCAGCGTATTTTAATTGCCCGAGCTGTATACAAAGATCCGGCATACATTTTTTTTGATGAGGCCACTAATGCTTTAGATGCGAACAATGAAAGAGTGATAATGGATAACCTTAAAGAGTTTTTTGTTAACAGAACGGTCATTGTCGTGGCTCACAGGCTTAGTACAGTAAGTGGTGCGGACAACATAATAGTTCTGGATAAAGGCGAAATTATTGAACAGGGAGATCATGCAAGCCTGACGGCAATGCAGGGAGCCTATTTCCACCTGGTAAAAAACCAACTTGAGTTAGGAAATTAA